A DNA window from Waddliaceae bacterium contains the following coding sequences:
- a CDS encoding aldehyde dehydrogenase: MKKIRVGINGFGRIGRAIFRINELSEDMEVVVINDINPDIKNIAYLLQYDTTYGRLNKNVTCDDNSLIIEDKKIDVYHSKNILDVPWDDYNVDIVIDSSGVSSNLEAIKSDDVTNVKHFIITNAAGGDVKTIIFGVNEDEFDPKEHRILSSSICDTISLSPLLKLIQGSHNIEGGFLTTLHPWLGYQNLLDGPSASWSQPGDIYSHYALGRSSINNLIPKSTSAILAAEHVFPNLSQKIQSFSYRVPTSIVSSAVLILQLDKEICPEDLKGRFDDFEKEQKYHVIKNSEEPLTSMDYAQEDFSVIIDHRWTKVENKNLLKMVYWYDNEWGYSSRVVDLVVLVAEHYNYYADIALDNSKEEKNYAGNTV; this comes from the coding sequence ATGAAAAAGATAAGAGTAGGAATTAATGGTTTCGGACGTATAGGACGCGCAATCTTTAGGATAAACGAGCTATCAGAGGATATGGAAGTCGTCGTCATCAATGACATCAATCCCGACATAAAAAATATAGCATATCTTCTGCAATATGATACCACATATGGAAGGCTCAATAAAAATGTCACATGCGATGACAATTCTCTTATAATCGAAGACAAAAAAATCGATGTATACCATTCTAAAAATATCCTAGACGTTCCTTGGGACGACTATAATGTAGACATCGTCATCGACTCGTCAGGAGTGAGCAGCAACCTTGAGGCAATAAAGTCTGACGATGTCACCAATGTAAAACATTTCATTATAACAAACGCTGCTGGTGGCGACGTTAAGACAATAATATTTGGCGTCAATGAAGATGAATTCGACCCAAAAGAACATAGAATTTTGTCTTCTAGCATATGCGATACAATATCACTGTCGCCACTACTAAAGCTTATACAGGGAAGTCACAACATCGAAGGAGGGTTCTTAACGACGCTACACCCTTGGCTAGGGTATCAGAACCTTCTCGACGGACCTTCGGCGTCATGGTCGCAGCCCGGAGATATATATTCTCATTATGCTCTAGGGCGCTCCTCGATAAACAACCTTATACCAAAGTCGACATCGGCGATACTCGCTGCAGAGCATGTCTTCCCGAATCTATCACAGAAAATACAGTCTTTTTCATATAGAGTGCCGACAAGTATAGTGTCGAGCGCCGTCTTGATTTTGCAGCTTGATAAAGAAATATGCCCCGAAGACCTTAAAGGACGTTTTGATGACTTCGAAAAAGAACAAAAATACCACGTCATAAAAAATAGCGAAGAGCCTTTGACTTCAATGGACTATGCTCAAGAAGACTTTTCCGTAATAATAGACCATCGATGGACGAAAGTAGAAAATAAGAACCTACTTAAAATGGTGTATTGGTATGACAACGAATGGGGATATAGCAGCAGAGTCGTTGACCTTGTGGTCCTAGTAGCAGAACATTATAACTATTATGCTGATATAGCATTGGATAACAGCAAAGAAGAGAAGAATTATGCAGGAAATACTGTCTAA
- a CDS encoding HAD family hydrolase: MTTKKKIYLFDFDGVLCDSIEECMIVSYNAYYGTSITNADEIKPEGRSFFVKNRYLVRPAYEYLLLWEAYSNKAALDEEAFELLRKQHFKDSKAFHDAFFSHRGTLRKDIEHWISLHKTYESTTQLMDIDSEDIYIVTNKDKESVEKISSAHGYRHKIRDIYSKEISNDKRVLIKKLVADYNIDLNECELIFVDDNTGHLKDVGAMKELNITALLAKWGYVDTTTTYHFKQINCLAEISNN, from the coding sequence ATGACCACAAAAAAGAAAATATACCTTTTTGATTTCGACGGCGTGCTATGCGATAGCATAGAAGAATGCATGATAGTAAGCTATAACGCATACTATGGCACCTCAATAACTAATGCCGACGAAATAAAACCCGAAGGTAGAAGCTTTTTTGTCAAAAACCGATACCTCGTAAGACCAGCATATGAATACCTCCTCCTGTGGGAAGCCTACAGCAATAAAGCTGCCCTCGACGAAGAGGCTTTCGAACTCCTTAGAAAACAGCACTTTAAGGACTCAAAGGCTTTTCATGATGCTTTTTTCTCACACCGCGGCACCTTAAGAAAAGATATAGAACATTGGATATCGCTCCACAAAACATACGAAAGCACCACACAGCTTATGGATATCGATTCCGAAGACATTTATATCGTCACCAATAAAGACAAAGAGTCTGTAGAAAAAATATCTTCAGCACATGGATATCGTCATAAAATTCGCGATATATATTCTAAAGAGATCTCCAACGATAAAAGAGTGCTAATAAAAAAACTGGTCGCCGATTATAATATCGATCTTAATGAATGTGAGCTTATCTTCGTTGATGATAACACCGGCCATCTAAAAGATGTAGGTGCTATGAAAGAACTTAATATAACAGCACTTCTTGCAAAGTGGGGGTATGTTGACACTACAACGACATATCATTTTAAACAAATCAACTGCCTTGCAGAAATTTCTAACAATTAG